In the Deferribacter desulfuricans SSM1 genome, GAGAAGAATTGGATATACGAAAAAAGAACATGTAAGCCATTCGTTTAGGCAGACAGCATCTACACTGTTGAATGAAATGGGTTGGCCTCCTTATGTAATTGAAAAACAATTGGCACATGAGGATAAAAATAAAGTTCGCAGAGCATATAACAAAGCCGAGTATTTAGAAATAAGGAAAGAAATGATGCAGTTTTGGGCAAATTATTTGGATGAATTAAAAAATGCTGAAAAACCTTTTTTAAAAAGAATAATAAACTCGGATAGTTTCATCGAAAACTTTAAAACAGAATACGTATCCACTTGATGCGGATACGTACATAATAATTGAATTAAATGTTAAATTGCTACATAGGCGGTATCTTCAATAAGCTTTTGAATATCACTCAGTTTCCAGAAACTTGATCTTCCCAGTTTAATTGGTTTTGGAAATATTCCTTTCTTAATTCCTTCATACCAAGTAGACCTGCCAACAGGAATGATTTCCAAAACATCCTTCAATCTTAAAAGCTTTTCTTGTACCATGGTTCCCCTCCTTCAAATTTATTACCCCCCCCCCATTCGAGGGCAATAATAAAAACAGGGGTGGTCAATATGATTTTTAGCTACGTTTAGTAAAAAATTTTATTTTTTATTTTTTAATTATGAACACTGGCTTATATTTTCCTATACGTTTAATAAACTCTTCAATTATGTAGGGATCTGAATATCCTAAATGTGATGGAAGAAATATTTCACTGCCCCCATGATCACTAAAATTTTCTGTGATATTAAGCCCTGTATTCCTAGCAAAGGCATTTACTACACTTTCTCCATTCTTCGTTTTTAAAAATACATTTTTTATTTTGTTATCAAAATTACGAGCAACTTGAAAATCCGTAAACAATCCCAAAATAAGATAATCATAAACTTTTATATCCTTAGTATATCTGTTTTTATACAGCATAGGTAAATTCATTTTAATTTCTGCTTCAGACAAGTTATCATTGAAAGGGCAGCTTAAAAGAGATACCTTATAAAATAACTCGTTATCGTATCTTGGTAATTTTGTTAAAAAAACACCCACAATATATCCAAATTTACCATCTCCGGATAAAAATAACCTATTATGAAGATGAGATTTTGCTATTTCTTCATTTAATTTGTTAATACCCATATAACTATTCATTTCTTCTATATAAATCTTTTTCCCCTCTTTATCATTTTCCCTTTCTTTGTACTGTAGCGACAAATACCTATATCTTGAGCAGCCCCGGTAAGCAGAGCTTAAATAAAGTAAGGTTATTGCATAATTTCTGTATTTTCCAATTTTCATCATTTTCTTAAATTTTGCTCAATTTTCTACTCAATTTTTATTGCTTTTTGGCTTTTTATTCCTTGTTCACCTCCTCAAATAACTCCAAATCATCTAAAATCCCTAATTTTGGGCGCAATACACCTTTAAAAACATAATCTGATTGCTTTTGTTACGTTAAAACATATCGATTTCATCAGAAATTCATACAACACCTTACGCAAACCCATATATCTCGATCTATTTAGACCATATTGACTCTTCAATGTACCAAAGCTACGCTCAATCCTATATCTCACCTGTTTACACAAATTATTTAGCTCTTTCTGTAACTCACTTAATTTCCCGCCCTTTGCCTTTTTATGCATAATAAAATCTTCTATATCCTTTGACTTCAATATATCTCGATTCTTCTTGCTACTATATCCCTTATCTGCAAATACCATTGGAACATTGTAACCCTTATCCCTTAACTCTGATATCAATGACTCTAAACAGCCTGATTCATGTACATTTGCTCCTGTCATATTTACTGCTAAAATAAAACCATCTATTGCATCACTCACTACATGCGCCTTGTAACCATAATAAACTTCATTTCCCTTCTTTAACCAACTAGCTTCCTCTTCTCTGGAATAGTTGATATCCACGCCCCCTTTCTTTGCTGTTTCTTCTTTTGATGAAGATTCTTCTTCATTTTTGGGCTCTATACACTTATCTGGACGACTTTTAGCTTCTATTACTGTAGCATCAACTATCACTCCTTTTTCTAAAATAAATCCAGATTGCTTGAGCTGTCTGTTTATTTCTTCAAATAATACCTTGTCCAAATTTAACTCACATAATCTCTTCCTGAATCTGCTTATTGTAGAATGATCTGGTACAGCATCTTCCATCGATAATCCCACAAAATCCGTAAAACTTAATCTGTCATGTAAGGCTCCCTCTATCTCATAATCACTTAAATTGTACAAATTCTGCAAAAATACTATCTTGAACAGTAATAACGGTGGATAGGCTGGTTGACCACTCGCATTCTCTGTGTATTTGTACTTCTTTTTTAGCTTTTTCTCGATCTTTGAAAAGTTTATTAACTCATTTAACAGTCTTAATCTATTACGCTTTTGTTTTGATAATTTATCTTGAGCTGCTATGTCAGATACTGTCATCCCTTTTATCTCTTTTGAAGGCATAATTACCTCCCTCTTTATTTAAAATTAAGCATATTTTAACAGAAAATAGATTAAATATCAATATGTTATCTAAATTTTACTGTGCAACACCCTTAACTCATTATAAGAATTTCAACACAGATGAACAAAAATCATTCGAAAGTTTAAAGAAGAAGTTTTTAGATAGATTTTCACATTTTGATGAAAAGGATCGTTTTATAGAACGTTTAAGAGGTCAAAAAAGATTTAATCCATCCTATCATCTAAGACAAATTCTTTCAATTTTTGAATACTATTCGGATGTAAATTGTATGGAAGTTATGAGGAACTGTATAAAATATAATGTTTTTAGCTATAACTTAGTAAAAGCATTAATTCAAAAATATCCTTTAAAACAGGATGTATTAAATTTTACAAAACAAGAATTACCCTCGAAGAATGTAAAGAGAGATTTATTGGAGTATAGTTATGGGCAGAAATGAAAATTTGAAGGTAGCGATAGAATATTATTGTAAATTACTGTCTTTGCCCTTGATAAAAGAGATTTATATGAAAGAGGCAGAAGAAGCGGCAAAGGGCAAAATATGTTATCAACAATTTTTGTATAACGTATTAAAGCAACAGGCAGAAATGAGATTGGATAATTCTATTAAGAGAAGAATTAAGAAGGCCAAATTTCCATTTTTCAAGACGATAGAGGAGTATGATTTTAGTTTTCAGCCGGAGATTGATGAGAAATTGATTCGAGAATTAAGTGAATTACATTTTATGGAAGAAGCAAAAAATATTTTGTTTGTAGGCCCTCCTGGAGTAGGTAAAACGCATTTGGCAGTAGGGATTGGAATAAAAGCAGCGATGATGCGAAAGAGGGTCTTATTTTATAATACAGAAGAGTTAATGACAGAATTAATAGCTGCTAAAATAGGTAATAAAACAGCAGAATATATAGAATCATTATCAAGGATAGATTTGTTAATAATAGATGAATTGGGTTATTTAGAAATAGAGAAATCAGCTTCATCGTTATTTTTCAAATTGATATCAAGAAGATATGAAAAGAAATCTACAATAATAACTACAAATAAACCTTTTGAAGAATGGAATGATATATTTGGGGATGAAATAGTTGCGGCAGCTATATTGGATAGGTTATTGCATCACAGCTATCCGTTCTTGATAAATGGTAAAAGTTATAGAATGAAAGAACTTTTTAAAAATGATAATTAAAATAAATGTTAACTCTTTTAATAAAATAGGGTGGGTCAAAATTCGTGAAAAAAACGGGTCAATTTTCATGATAATTGACAAATGGTTATTTCAAAGGGTTGATTATGTATTTGACATTATATCTTAATGTTAGCGTATAAACGATTTAAATTGATTTAATAATGAACGGTAACAGAGGCTTTATCTGTGTTATATAGTCAGTTCTATTGATAGTGTTGATGCCAAAATTTTATTTGCAATAGTAGATAATTTGAAACCATCTACGAGCGTAATAACAGGTGAATTCACTAGGTAAATTGATATATATAACCTTAAATGATAGTTGACAGTTGTATCTATTTTACCATTTTAGAGGGTTATTTTTTAGAAAAACTTGGCACGGTCTTAACACCACTAAAATTGTTGTCAATATTAGAAAAATTAGTTAGAGAAAACAAAAACCCCAACTTGGGGCTTGGCACGTATGAAACCACCAAAAATGAAGACGATTCTACTAAAATTAACCACGAAATAAATAAACAAATTAACGAAATTGAATAACTTGTAGGTGCTGATATTAGAACTATTAAATGTAAACCTAAACTATACCCTGAAAAAGAAGCGAGGGTATTGCACAGAAATAGACGCTAAATATACTAAATTGCTTCGCTAACGCTCGCAATGACCATTCTCCCAGTCATTGCGAGGAGCAAATGCGACGAAGCAATCTCATGATGATGATAATTATAAACAAGTTAGTCTATTGTGCAACATCCTCGAAGCATTTTTGTTATTCATATGCCTATCTAATTTAGTAACAAATGAAAAAGCTACGATATGCTATTGATAAGATTTTTAATGTAAAACATTTATTGTTATAATAAGAACATAGTGCAACTAATTTTGTGTAAGATTTTTATCCTCCTGTAATCTACCATATTTTTCAGCCCTTTTATTTCTCAATACTGCTAGAAAATAATCCCAATGTTTCATCTTTCGGGATTTGTAACTGCCATTCATCTCTAATATTACTAAAAATAATACCTTCTCTAACGCTTTCTTATCATTAAATACCTCTATAACTTTCGTCCTCCTTTTAACTTCTTTATGAAACCTTTCTAATGGATTGGTAGTATAAATATAAGGCCTCATTAAAGCTGGATATTTTAAATATGTCATTAATTCTGGTAAATCCTTTTCCCATAAAGCAATCATTTCTGGATATTTTACTGACCATTTCTTGCAAAATTCTTTATATTTATTCAAAAATCCTTCTTCAGTTTCTTGCATATAAATATTTTTCATATCTTCTGTTACTGCACTCTCATCATATTTGCGTATCTTGGATAATGAGCTTCTTACCTTATGAACTACACAACTCTGAAAATCTACCTTAGGATAAACTTCTAATACCGCTTCTTTTATACCTTTTAATCCATCTGCAATTACTAATACTGGTTCTTGTAATCCCCTTTCCCTTAGCTCATATAACAGTTCTTTCCAGTTTAATGCACTCTCTCCACTGCCACCAAATAAATAAAAGGAAAGTATCTCTTTATGCCCTTCCTCATCTATACCCATAACTGTATAAACAACTTCACTTGATACTGTATCTCTTCTCAATTTTAAGTATGTCCCATCTATAAACAAAACTGGATACCAACGGTCAAATCTTCTATTATGATACTTTTCTATTTCTTCCAATATATCATCTGTTATTTTGCTTACCCACCTGGGAGAATACTTTTGACCAAGCAAATTTTCCAATGTGCGGACTATATCTTTTGTTGAACAACCACCTTGATACATAGATAATACTATTTCATCCAATTCAAATGTTGTGCGTTTGTATGGCTCTAAAAATGATGGATGAAACTTGGTTCTTCTTGTCCTTGGTATTTTTACTCCTTCTATCTTACCAAAAAACGTATCAAAATTTCTTGTATAATGACCATTTTTACTGTCTTCATTAACCGTACAATGGATCTCTCTTTCTATTTCTCCAAGCTTTTCTAAAAAATTAACAAATTGTTGTGACATAAATTCCATAAAAACTTCTCGAATATCCTTTCTTTTTTCAAACAATTCAGCTAAATTATAATTATTCATTGGGGTATACCTCCTTCTTCTGTTTTTATGGGTATTAGTAGATTACAGGAGGTATACCTCTTTTTCAATTCTTACACAAAATTCTTATACACTACCAATAAGAACGATTGAAATGAAAAAAATTACAATGATATAATAACAACGTAAGCATTTAAAATTAAATTTGCAATCAGTTAATGTTATGTTAAAATATTTATTAATGGAGGTTTGTAATGGCTAAGAAAAATAGCAATAATAACGGTGAATCTTTTGAACAAGGGCTTTGGAAAGCCGCTGATAAATTAAGGAAGAATATTGATGCTGCAGAATATAAGCATGTAGTATTAGGTTTAATATTTTTAAGGTATATATCAGATGCTTTTGAAAACTTGTATGAAAAGCTAAGCGAGGGTGAAGGGGATTATGCTGGAGCTGATCCGGAAGATATAGATGAATACAGAGCTGAAAATGTGTTTTTTGTACCAAAAGAAGCAAGGTGGGGAGTATTTAAAAGCTAACGCCAAGAATCCGGAAATTGGTAAATTAATAGATAATGCGATGGATATTATAGAAAAGAAAAATCCATCGTTAAAAGGGGTATTACCAAAAGTATATGCCAAAGGGAATCTTGACCCCATAAGTCTTGGTGGGCTTATAGATCTATTTAGCAACATTGCATTTGACGAAGCAAAAGAAAGAAGCGCAGATATCTTAGGGCATGTATTCGAGTATTTTTTAGGGCAATTTGCACTTGCAGAAGGTAAAAAAGGTGGACAATTCTATACCCCAAGAAGTGTTGTTGAGCTTTTGGTAGAAATGCTTGAGCCATACAAAGGGAGAGTGTTTGACCCTTGCTGTGGTTCCGGTGGTATGTTTGTACAATCAGAAAAATTTGTGCAGGAGCATCAGGGAAGGATAGATGATATTTCCATATACGGTCAGGAAAGCAATCAAACAACATGGCGACTTTGTAAAATGAATCTTGCCATAAGAGGGATTGATAGTTCGCAGGTGAAATGGAATCCGGAAGGTTCATTTTTAAACGATGTCCACAAAGACTTAAAAGCTGATTTTGTGATAGCAAATCCACCTTTTAATGACAGCGACTGGAGCGGAGAACTACTGAGAAGTGATGTAAGGTGGAAATACGGCGTCCCTCCTGTCTCAAATGCAAATTATGCATGGATTCAGCACTTTATTTTTCACCTGGCACCACATGGAAAAGCCGGATTTGTTTTGGCAAAAGGGGCATTAACAACGAAACAAAAAGATGAGTATGAAATAAGGAAAAATATGATTGAAGATGATATTATAGACTGTATTGTAAACCTTCCTCCTAAACTATTTTTAAATACCCAGATACCAGCTTCTTTGTGGTTTATCAGGAAAAACAAAACAACTAGAAAGGGGCAAATCCTGTTTATTGATGCAAGGGATATGGGGCAGCTAATAAACAGAAGAAATCGTGTATTAACCCCGGAAGAGATAAGAAAAATTGCGGACACCTATCACAAATGGCAAAAGGAAGATGAAAGTTATGAAGATATAAAGGGGTTTTGTAAATCTGCTACCATGGAGGAAGTCAGAGAGCTTGATTATGTTTTAACACCCGGTCGCTATGTGGGGCTTGCTGATGAAGAAGATGATTTTGATTTTGAAGAAAGGTTTAAAAAGCTAAAAGCCGAGTTTTTAGAGCAGTTAAAAGAGGAAGAAAGGCTCAATAAGCTAATACTGGAAAATCTGGAAAAAATAGAAATAAATAAATATGAAGGATAAAGGATGAACAGTGAAAATCAACTTGTCATTTTTGAAGACAAAGATAAAAAAGTTGAAGTCAGATTAGAGAAGGAAACAATATGGTTAAACCTTAGTCAAATTTCAACACTTTTCGACAAAGATAAATCTGTTATTTCAAGACACATTAAAAATATTTTTGAATCCGGAGAATTAAATAGGGGGTCAACTGTTGCAAAATTTGCAACAGTTCAAATAGAGGGAAAAAGAAAAGTAAAAAGGACAATTGAATATTTTAATCTTGATGTCATAATATCTGTTGGCTATCGTGTAAACTCAAGAAAAGCTACTCAATTTAGAATCTGGGCTACAAATGTTTTGAAGAACTATCTTATAAAAGGGTATGCAATAAATGAAAAAAAACTCACACAAGAAAAACTTAAAGAACTAGAAAATACAATTAAATTTATAAAAGAAAACATTAATACACCTTCACTTACAGCATCTGAAGCAAAAGGGATGCTTGAGATTATAGAAAAGTATGCTTTGGTGTGGAGATGGATAGAAGAGTACGACACAGGAAAGATTGAAGCAAAAATTACGAGAGAGGTTAAAAAAAAGATAAGTTATGAAGATGCAAAAGAGGCAATAGAAGAACTTAAAAATTATTTAATAGAAAGAAATGAAGCGTCAGAAATTTTTGGAATTGAACGGGATAGAGGGCTTTTTGAAAGTGCATTAAATAACATTTATCAAAGTTTTTCAGGCAAAGAGCTTTATCCATCCTTTGAAGAAAAAGCGGCAAATCTGTTATATTTGATTATAAAAAATCATCCATTTGTTGATGGTAACAAAAGGATTGGGGCTTTGCTATTTTTGAAGTTTTTATACGAAAACTTATCAAAAGAGGAGCTATTTCATAGATTCAACAGTAATACTTTAACTGCTTTGTGCTATCTTGTAGCTGCAAGCCCCCCAGAGCAAAAAGAGCAATTAATAAAACTTATAATGAATTTCATAGCGTTTGAAGGGTGAAATGTGAAGGATGAAGTGTGAAGTATGAAGTATGAAAATCAGTTATTAATTTTAGGGATACTGTTTCCATTTTGGAAGAAGTTGAAATTTTATAAAAATTCAACCTGTGCAATTTTGGAACAGGTTGCTTTATCTTTATATGAAATAAAATAAGTTAATAAAGGAGATTATGAAGTTAGAGAAGGTTTTACATCAACCAGAAAACAGAAAGCTTGAATTTAAAGAAACATTGCCAAATAAATCTGATTTATGTAAAACCGTTATATCATTTGCCAATGATGCCGGCGGTGAACTTTATATTGGCATCAAAGACAATCCGAGAGAAGTAATTGGAGTGCCGGAAGAAGATTTATTACAGATAGAAGAAATAATTAGTAGTACTATTCATGATAATTGCTATCCTCTTATTTTGCCAGAAATTTTATTTGCGAATTACAATGGGAAATATGTTGTAATAGTTAAAATATTCAAAGGCAATACTCCACCATATTATCTGAAAAGCAAAGGAAAAGAAAATGGAACCTTTATTAGAGTTGGTTTAACAAATCGTCTTGCCAATAAAGAGATTATTGAAGAATTAGAAAGACAAAAGCAAGGCATATCATTTGACTCGTTGCCTGTATATTCAAAAAGTGTAGATGAGTTGGATATTTCACTTTTTGCCCATCAGTTCGAAGAAACTGTAGGGGAGAAATTAACTAAAACCATTTTAAATAAACTAAATCTGGTAGTTAAAGACCAGAATAGACAGTTTCCCACAAACGCTTTAATATTGTTATCAAACGATGAAATTAGAAATAAACTTTTCCCCTTTGCAAAAATAGAGTGTGCAAGGTTTAAAGGAACTATACCCGGAGATTTTATTGACCAAAAGACTATTGATGAGCCTTTGAGTTTTCAGGCAGAAGAAGCCTATAAATTTGTTTTAAGGCATATTTCTCAAGGCTCGACATATGAAGGAGTTTATAGGAAAGACAGGTGGGAGTATCCAGTTATTGCCATTCGTGAAGTTATAAGAAATGCGGTAATTCACAGAGACTATTCTTTAAAGGGCAAAGACATAAAAATTGCCATTTTTGACGATAAAATTGAGATTACAAGCCCCGGTAAATTAATGCCTACTATTGACTTTGACGATATGGAATCTGGCCAGTCAGACATAAGAAACAAAGTTCTGGCATCAGTGTTTAAAAAACTTGGTATTATCGAACAATGGGGAAACGGATTAAGATTAATTGCTGATGATTTAAGAAAATATCCGGAAATAAAATTTGAATGGAGTGAGCCTGGAATTTCCTTTAGGGTAACATTTAGAAAAATAAACTACAGTCCAGAAACCAAAAAAACTGCTTTAACAGAATCTGCGGACGATTACGGCCGATTACGGACGGTTGCGGACGATTACGAACGATTACGAACGATTGCGAATGATTACGAACGATTAACGTTGGAAGAGAAGGAGATATTACTTTATATTTTAGATAACGGAAAAATCACAAGGAAGAAAGCAACTGAAATCCTTAATATTCAAAAAACCAAAGCACACAAAATTTTAAGCTCATTAGTTGAAAAAAATCTTATTCAAAGACAAGGAAAAGGTAGAAGCACATATTATGTTTTGAAGAATTAAGAATTAAGGAGGATAAAAAAAAGAATTTTTAAATAATAAGGGGACCTGTTAGAAATGGACGAAGAAATAATACGAATTGAAGACATTAAAACCAAAATTCATACCATAAGAGGTGTTCAGGTAATGCTTGATAGTGACCTTGCAAAACTTTATGGTGTAGAAGTTAGAGTTTTGAATCAGGCGGTAAAAAGGAATAAAGAAAGATTCCCCGAAGATTTCATGTTTCAACTTACAAAAGAAGAATATGAATCTTTAAGATCACAAATTGTGATCTCAAGTTGGGGTGGGAGACGATATCTTCCCTATGCCTTTACTGAGCAAGGCGTAGCAATGCTTTCAGCAGTATTGAGAAGTAAGACCGCAATAGATGTAAGCATAAAAATAATGAAGGCATTTGTTGCTATGAGAAAATTTATCATTAAAAACGCTGAAATCTTTTCCCGTTTGGAAAAGATTGAATATAAACTAACAGACCATGATAAAAAATTTGAGGTATTATTCAAGGCTCTTGAGAGCAAAGAAGAAAGCCCCACACAAGGCATATTCTTTGATGGACAAATTTTTGATGCTTACAAATTTGTTAGTGATTTAATCCGTTCAGCAAACAAATCTATTATTTTAATAGATAATTACATAGATGAAAGCGTGTTTACTTTATTAACTAAAAGAAAACCAGATGTAAAAGCTATTATATTCGTTGGAAAAATAACAAAACAGATTAAACTGGATCTAAAAAAACACAATGCTCAGTACCAACCTGTTGAAGTAAAGGAACTCAAAAATATACACGATAGATTTTTGATAATAGATAATAAAGATGTTTATCACATTGGGGCGTCACTAAAAGACTTAGGCAAAAAAGTATTTGCCTTTTCAAAAATGAATAAGGAAGGATTGAAAATTTTGGAGAGGGTGAAAAATGACTGAAAAAGTACCCAAAGGGTGGAAAAGAGTTAAGCTGGGAGATGTGGCTGTTATTAATCCTTCTGAGATATTAAAGAAAGGTACGCTTGCCAAAAAAGTTCCAATGGAAGCTTTACATCCTTTCACTAAGAAAATTTCCATTTATGAAATAAAACCATTTAATGGCGGGGTAAAATTTAGGAATGGTGATACTTTGGTTGCAAGAATTACACCGAGTTTAGAGAATGGGAAGACAGCTTATGTTGATATCTTAGAAGAGAATGAGATAGGTTTTGGATCTACAGAATTTATTGTCTTAAGAGAAAAAAAGGGTCTATCTGATAGTCATTTTTTATACTATTTTGCTATTTCACCTGAGTTTAGGGATGTTGCTATAAAATCAATGACAGGGAGCACAGGAAGACAGAGAGTACAAACAGATGTTGTTTTTAATTACAAGTTTCTATTTCCTCCCCTTTCCGAACAAAAAGCCATAGCCTCTGTGCTTTCATCTCTTGATGATAAAATAGACCTGCTGCAGCGCCAAAATCAAACACTTGAACAAATGGCTGAGACTCTTTTTAGAAAGTGGTTTATAGAAGACGCAAAAGAGGATTGGGAAGAAAAACCTTTAGATACAATAGCAAACTTTTTAAATGGTCTCGCTTGTCAAAAATATCCTCCAAAGAATAATTTTGATAAACTACCTGTTTTAAAAATTAAAGAATTAAAAAACGGCTTTAGTGAAAATTCAGATTGGGCTACTTCTGATGTTCCTTCTGAATATATTGTTGTTAATGGTGATGTCATTTTTTCTTGGTCTGGTAGCTTAATTGTAAAAATATGGGATGGTGAAAAATGCGTTTTAAATCAACATCTTTTTAAAGTTACATCTGAAAAATATCCAAAGTGGTTTTATTATTTTTGGATTAAATATTATTTGCAACAATTCATTACAATTGCTGAAAGTAAAGCTACAACAATGGGGCACATAAAAAGAGACGATTTATCAAAGGCATTAGTATTAGTGCCTCCAGATGAAGAGCTTTTAAAGATGGACAAAGAAATATCTCCATTTATTGAAAAAATTATTGCTATAAATAATCAAATTCGCACCCTTGCAAAATTAAGAGATACACTTTTGCCAAAGCTAATGAGTGGAGAAGTGAGGGTGAAATTATGAATTACAACAAAATTTTACCTATCCCAAACGTTCCTCAAGAAATAATTGATGCAGTTAATTATAAAAAGTTAGCTGTTTTTATTGGGGCTGGAGTATCAAGGCTTTTAGGGAGTGCAGGTTGGGATGAACTGGCATATAATCTTATCAAGACTTGTTTTGAAAAAAAACTTATTAATTATAGAGAGTCTGACTCTTTAAAACAACTTAAAGACCCTAAAAAAATAATTACTATTTGCTATCATCTTTTAAAAAAAAGTAATAATAAAGAAATTTATTATAAAACACTTGAAAATGCTATTAAAGCTAATACAGACCGTCTAAATTCACAAAATATTTATGATGAAATATATAGACTAAGAGCTTTATTTATTACAACAAATATTGATAGTCATTTTCATAAATACTTTGAACCAGCTAACATTGTATTTAAAGAAAATGAATTTATACCCTCAAATATTGATAGAAATAAACTTTATCATATACATGGCTGCTTAGAAAAAGATAGAAATTCCATTATTTTTACAGTTCCTGATTATATTAAGAGATACAACCAGGAAAAATTTAATAATTTTCTGAAAAAAATTTTTGAAGAATATATAGTATTGTTTTTAGGATATGGATTAGCGGAATTTGAATTACTTGATTTTTTGATAACAAAATCTGAAAAACGGTCGAAATATAAGGAATTAAAACATTTTATACTTATTCCATTTTATCGTGGCGAGGAGAACATACTTTCATTTGAACGTTATTATTATAATTCTATGGGTATTGAGGTTATCCCTTATGAAAAAGATGAAAAGGGATATGAACAACTTTATGAAGTTTTAAAAAATTGGAATGAAGAAATTAATCAGGTTTCTGGATACTTATATGATACTTATGAGTATTTAGAAAAATTCGCAAATAACTATGAAAAATCTGAGGAAGATAAAGTTTTTCAACTTATAAAAAATGATGAGCCTCAAAGGCATTATTTTTTTAAATGTCTTGCTTCTACGAGT is a window encoding:
- a CDS encoding helix-turn-helix transcriptional regulator — protein: MVQEKLLRLKDVLEIIPVGRSTWYEGIKKGIFPKPIKLGRSSFWKLSDIQKLIEDTAYVAI
- a CDS encoding IS5 family transposase; translated protein: MPSKEIKGMTVSDIAAQDKLSKQKRNRLRLLNELINFSKIEKKLKKKYKYTENASGQPAYPPLLLFKIVFLQNLYNLSDYEIEGALHDRLSFTDFVGLSMEDAVPDHSTISRFRKRLCELNLDKVLFEEINRQLKQSGFILEKGVIVDATVIEAKSRPDKCIEPKNEEESSSKEETAKKGGVDINYSREEEASWLKKGNEVYYGYKAHVVSDAIDGFILAVNMTGANVHESGCLESLISELRDKGYNVPMVFADKGYSSKKNRDILKSKDIEDFIMHKKAKGGKLSELQKELNNLCKQVRYRIERSFGTLKSQYGLNRSRYMGLRKVLYEFLMKSICFNVTKAIRLCF
- the istB gene encoding IS21-like element helper ATPase IstB, yielding MGRNENLKVAIEYYCKLLSLPLIKEIYMKEAEEAAKGKICYQQFLYNVLKQQAEMRLDNSIKRRIKKAKFPFFKTIEEYDFSFQPEIDEKLIRELSELHFMEEAKNILFVGPPGVGKTHLAVGIGIKAAMMRKRVLFYNTEELMTELIAAKIGNKTAEYIESLSRIDLLIIDELGYLEIEKSASSLFFKLISRRYEKKSTIITTNKPFEEWNDIFGDEIVAAAILDRLLHHSYPFLINGKSYRMKELFKNDN
- a CDS encoding IS256 family transposase, which codes for MNNYNLAELFEKRKDIREVFMEFMSQQFVNFLEKLGEIEREIHCTVNEDSKNGHYTRNFDTFFGKIEGVKIPRTRRTKFHPSFLEPYKRTTFELDEIVLSMYQGGCSTKDIVRTLENLLGQKYSPRWVSKITDDILEEIEKYHNRRFDRWYPVLFIDGTYLKLRRDTVSSEVVYTVMGIDEEGHKEILSFYLFGGSGESALNWKELLYELRERGLQEPVLVIADGLKGIKEAVLEVYPKVDFQSCVVHKVRSSLSKIRKYDESAVTEDMKNIYMQETEEGFLNKYKEFCKKWSVKYPEMIALWEKDLPELMTYLKYPALMRPYIYTTNPLERFHKEVKRRTKVIEVFNDKKALEKVLFLVILEMNGSYKSRKMKHWDYFLAVLRNKRAEKYGRLQEDKNLTQN
- the rhuM gene encoding RhuM family protein; its protein translation is MNSENQLVIFEDKDKKVEVRLEKETIWLNLSQISTLFDKDKSVISRHIKNIFESGELNRGSTVAKFATVQIEGKRKVKRTIEYFNLDVIISVGYRVNSRKATQFRIWATNVLKNYLIKGYAINEKKLTQEKLKELENTIKFIKENINTPSLTASEAKGMLEIIEKYALVWRWIEEYDTGKIEAKITREVKKKISYEDAKEAIEELKNYLIERNEASEIFGIERDRGLFESALNNIYQSFSGKELYPSFEEKAANLLYLIIKNHPFVDGNKRIGALLFLKFLYENLSKEELFHRFNSNTLTALCYLVAASPPEQKEQLIKLIMNFIAFEG
- a CDS encoding ATP-binding protein encodes the protein MKLEKVLHQPENRKLEFKETLPNKSDLCKTVISFANDAGGELYIGIKDNPREVIGVPEEDLLQIEEIISSTIHDNCYPLILPEILFANYNGKYVVIVKIFKGNTPPYYLKSKGKENGTFIRVGLTNRLANKEIIEELERQKQGISFDSLPVYSKSVDELDISLFAHQFEETVGEKLTKTILNKLNLVVKDQNRQFPTNALILLSNDEIRNKLFPFAKIECARFKGTIPGDFIDQKTIDEPLSFQAEEAYKFVLRHISQGSTYEGVYRKDRWEYPVIAIREVIRNAVIHRDYSLKGKDIKIAIFDDKIEITSPGKLMPTIDFDDMESGQSDIRNKVLASVFKKLGIIEQWGNGLRLIADDLRKYPEIKFEWSEPGISFRVTFRKINYSPETKKTALTESADDYGRLRTVADDYERLRTIANDYERLTLEEKEILLYILDNGKITRKKATEILNIQKTKAHKILSSLVEKNLIQRQGKGRSTYYVLKN
- a CDS encoding ORF6N domain-containing protein — its product is MDEEIIRIEDIKTKIHTIRGVQVMLDSDLAKLYGVEVRVLNQAVKRNKERFPEDFMFQLTKEEYESLRSQIVISSWGGRRYLPYAFTEQGVAMLSAVLRSKTAIDVSIKIMKAFVAMRKFIIKNAEIFSRLEKIEYKLTDHDKKFEVLFKALESKEESPTQGIFFDGQIFDAYKFVSDLIRSANKSIILIDNYIDESVFTLLTKRKPDVKAIIFVGKITKQIKLDLKKHNAQYQPVEVKELKNIHDRFLIIDNKDVYHIGASLKDLGKKVFAFSKMNKEGLKILERVKND